GAATCTGAAATAAAGTTGGAAACATTTTTGTTCCTTATTGTGTAAGAAAAAGGGCGCTGTGAATGTTTAGTTAAAATGTCCTTTAGGCTGACGATAccgttaataggtaagaaaaccgaCTAAATGGCACCTTTTGTATAAATAGCCAGGAGAGATGCCGCAGGGCAAATATATAAAGGGCAGTAAGATGTGACCGTGTTCCAGTGACAGTTCTGTAACAGACCAAGCAAggatatcataaaagataaataattacttTCGGAACTTTCTTTGAGGACCTGTTGTGAAAATATAGGTAAGAGCAGTTTGTTTACAAAGAGCTTCTGACTGACTGACATGGCATAGACGaattgacaagagagagagtaaaaatcctGTTATTTATCACTCGCTATATCTTCTGCCGTTTGACAGTCAACGACTACTCCCCTGGGAGGGAATTTACCAACAGATGCAAAGttggggcgtggagggaaggaccaactcttagagggggcgtggtaacaAAAAGGTTAAGAGCTACTGgtataaaaagaaactaaaaactaaattttaataaAGCCAACCTATGGACTAGTGATTTCTAAATGCTTGGAAATCTTATCTGTGAGGACTAGAGAGATAAATTTCGGCTCGCGAACTTGGTAAGCATTTCATCAAAAGCAAAGTGATTCTCACGCACAGTAACAGAAATAAGCGGCTGGTTACATCGTGGCgaagggaaaatattaaattacaggAGGGTCATAGAATGGCCTGTTTACCGTTAtgatcaaggtctagaccttggttaTGATGTTGTTTACTCTTGGAGGCGCTACGAAGAGtgtttcatgtttcatttgtAATTCCCGAATAAAAATGCACGCACGcaagtatatacattttttcaccacatgtcttcttcctcctcgGAAAGGGTGGCTCCGGAAGGTTACAAAATTCCGGTGTCTTATCAGTTCTAGAGGTGAGATTGCCAGCCTTACATACTTTTCTTGAATCCAGCAAAACGTTTGTACCCGTTGACACCATAGTGGATTGTTGTGTCAACCTCGCGTGTTGCAGttaagggtctctgcagcgtcccttcgacccctagctacgacctctttcattccttttactgtgcctccgttcatattccctcttccaactgactttccaccatctcctaacgtttgtttcatagtgcaactgcgaggttgtcctcctgttacgcctttcagactttCTTACTGTCCATTAAGCAAGGTGGAGAGTGACAGAGCACCAGGGGATTCACATAAACAAGTATTTAGATCTAAATAAGTAACAGGGGAAAAGACGGAGACTTCAGTTTTAAGtcgtgtagtagtagtagtagtagtagtgagaaATCCTTTTCATACCGATGTATCTAAAACTGGCAATATCTGATCCGATGTATGTTATtagttattagtttttattagttgGTAATGTTATTTGTTGGTAACTATGATAATGATCACCATATATCTATAAGTTACACTCAATATCGTACCCTTCACCAAACAAGCATCATTTACTGAatggacataatttttttaagaggaaGCAAATGGCATTCATTgtacttacacgcacacacacacactatacgtacatatatgtacgtatatatatgtgtatatatatatatatacatataatacatatatgtacacacattacatatataaagctGGTCTCCCTAACAGAAGGCTGCTCCAAAAAAATAGACGAGACAATAATCATTGTCTCATTCATACTTCAGGATGGTATAGAGTTCCACACAATCTGCttcacgtacacgcacacacacacacacacgcacacgcaaataCTCTGAAGGGTTTTAATAAGAGCTCAACAAAGCCTTTGCGCGAAACTGTTCCATTCGCCCTAATCTTGCAGGCCCTATCGCTCCCTGGCTATCAAAGCACTTCCATTCCATTACTTCTTCCACCCCATTTACCCAACACTGTgcaggtcttcttcttcttcttcttcttcttcttcttcttcttcttcttcttcttaagcctTTCCTCACCCCTTCACCTCCCATTCTCTTGCACACGGCACAATCCTCTCAAAACGCTGACACACGTTTTCACCTGCGCTCGTCACTTGCACTTAGTTTTTCCTCTATAATATTCAGTATCTGCATTTCACTACGATGAAAAGTTTGCTCAACGATCCTCTGATacacttttcttcatttccttcgcTTCGGTCTCATTCCGCGAATTTCTCTCGTAGGTCAGGATGTCTTTGGCCAGCGGTCACACCTACCGCCGTCTGGAAGGAGAAGAACTGGAAGGAGCCACAAAGTTCGTTCGAAACAAGGGATATGAACTCATTCGTCTCAGTCCTGGAGATTGGCTCCTCCCAGATAGGTACACAGATTTCGCCAATAAGCTCTACAATTTCAAGGTAAGTAAACACTTCTTGGACACTACTCCTACACCTGTCCCACCTCTTTTTTCGTTCCTCTGTctacatattctaaaaatttttgctTACAGAAATGACCTGATTTCCCTTGAGGTGTcttcatgaaagaaaattagaaCTTTAATTGAACTCTGAGTATTAGGCCTACTTACTTAACCATTCTAATTAGCATAGGAACTTGATCCGTACTGAAATCGATTTATTCATCAGAAATCATTATTCATAGACAAGAAGCAGCGACGCTAATTAAAGTGACTTTCAATGTATCtatcaaaaaatatgaaaaaaaaattaaattagacaGTGAAATGACTTCTCCTTTCTGGTCATCGGAGCTTAGGAAATAaggagtaaaaaatgcgccgaagttttttcggtgcaatcgagttttctttacagcgtataatcttgtatgagactctcagccaaggcccatgaagctctcagccgaggcccatgaaactttaagccacggcccggtggtggcctgtgttgctggcactatagcggtgccagacgtacggtcatggctaactttaacctcaaacaaggcttgagggctgcaatttggtatgtttgatgattggagggtggatgatcaacacaccaatttgcagccctctggcctcagtagtttttaagatctgagggcggacagaaaaagtgtggacggacagataaatatcCCTCTCAATAAtcttcttctacagaaaactaaaaatggtggaGAGAGACAAAAGGGAAATTTCCTTCCGAACAGCCTGAATGATTTCATGACCAACAGAAAGTTAAAACTTAGAATCTGAAGTGAAACTGACCTATAGAGTACACATCACATGTTCAAAGTTTGGGTGATGGAAGAATGTCTTTGATCTCTTATCTGCTACCTTCTTCATTTACATCCAAGGTAATTTGATACGGGAACTAAACTGCTTGTATCATCGACCTTTGTGTGTAAAAAAGTTATTCTGGAGGGTAAAAAAAGCAGGTATTACTGTTATGCACTGACAATTATTCTCAAAACTGTTACCTTCAATCTACAGTTACATCTGCTCTGAATTAATTGCAGCAGATACTTCATTTGCATCAGAGAAAAACGtgttactgttaaaaaaaaagagttgcacTCTCTACACTACACGATGGCACGAACTTAAAAAAATGGCACTGTCGGTGAGCAGAAGATGGTAAAGGTAgcgaaaggaataaaaggaaattgatTTCCCTCTTGACAATCAAAGTTTCACTTTCTAAATGAACACACTATTAAATTCTTCAGTCCTTTAATTAATCAATCTATCAATCATTTTCTGTGGCACCcgcggggatgcatagggcctcgatgaactcacgctaccgcattctgtcctgggctaactcctcaagatctccccaacactcgtctcctgcttcccgcctcactgtcctcaaccacgtctcctttggcctacctctacctcttctaccaagggcaacccaccccggtgtatctcgtactattccctgtcttctgtgTACAAGGtctagccacttccagcatgagaacctaacatactcatcgaccggttgcaccaccgttacttctctaattctgttgttTGACATCCTacccctccaattaattccttaTATCcctctgagcgccttattttcaaacgCTGAGAATTTAATCACCCCCTGATAATGAGAACTTCCCTTTACCCCAGGTTAAACCCAGCGATGTTTACGTGATAACTTTCATGAAGGTCGGGACGACCTGGACGCAAGAGATCATCTGGACGATGAAGTACAACCCCAACTTGGACCATCCGGATCAAGGCCTTCCGATCCTGGAGCGGTCGCCGTTTATTGAGTAGGCATTACGTTACTTATACGAAAGTCATGACTGACGTACTTTTGAATCCACGTGATATTTTTGTGCGTTTGAGAGAACTCTTGTAAAAACTCTttataaagttgataaaaaaatgaatgcgCTAAAATGCATATACCTTAAATAAACTGTGGTTTTAAGCTTGATATAACTGTGAAATCTGTCGATTATATCTGATAACCTTTTCTTCCTGTTCATCTATCAATAATCTTCCTCAGTGATTTTCTaattctacttcttcttcttcatgcagTGCAGACATGCTCTTCCCCAAAGAGGTTTCTCCAGAGGTTGCTCAGGCGAGCATGGGGTTCCTGAGAGGTTTTTTCAAGCACTGCCCAGGTTGCGATCCGAACGATGGCGCCAACTTGCAGTTTGGTGCGGCTATTCCTGAACCTCGGGTCCTCAAGAGCCACCTGCCGTTATCGCTCATGCCTCCTACAATGCTTGAGGAAGCCAAGGTAAAACCTGTAGCACTGTTAGGTAACTGAAATTATTAGATATCGTTTTTATCCTGAAGGAAATAATGGTCACTAATGTAAAATCTATGATTTTGCAGCCTTTGTTCAAAACGCCACAATTTCTCCTGTTTTGAGGGCAAGCTTCTGTGCAACTAATCTCTTTCTATAACGCCTTGATAATCAAGTAtcataaatgcatataaaattaGAATTCATCACGATATTCTGTACATGCTTACGCGTTTTGCAATAAATGAGACAAACAGAAAATTTGctgttaaagttgacagaagacAGACCAACACTGTCTCCAGTAGTCGTTGTGTCTGGAATTTCAGTTTAATATTCAATATGAACCAAGTTGAAGTTCAAATGGCCAACTCCTGGCGTTGCTCTCATCTTtgaattttgacaaaaattatatgtGTCAAATTGATTTTCAGATTGGTGACACAGCAACAGTTGTTatcgatgcagagagagagagagagagagagagagagagagagagagagaattattttactCATTTGAGTATATTCAgccttacacatacacacacacacacagcaaagaCGGCCTGAATGACTGAAATGAATCTGAAGAAATACTAAGGCCGAACCGTTTCTTCGGCATGTAATTgtatagagcagtggttctcaaccaggggagaATTTCCCCCTggggggggaatttcagagtttcagggggtgaattgtgaccacagattggcaggctcaaactggctctaggaccacacaaaatgcaGCGTGCATTgatccgcactactgagaggtcacgctgggctgtctctccgctagcttgtgtgttggtgtaaatattttgttgcatGTTGTTTGcgatgcaccttttgaggcagacaattttggaggGGGGGGCTGGAGGGCaatgacattctgacatttgGTGAAaaggtgcatgggccaaaaaaggttgaataCCACTGGCATAGAGTTTTATCTTCTCTAACGTTTCGACTCACGCTCTGGCGCTCATCTACCgagagttagaaaaaaaaaaattaatgaactgaGATAATGATACACAGGTATGTATAGCAGGCGGGTGGCTTGTACCTGTGTAACATGTATctcaattcattcacttttgtaactcTCAGTAGTTAAGTGCCAGGGCACGTGTCAGAAAatctttatatgtccttaggaaacttgatataccagctacaacCTCATGAGAAGATTCTGAGACAAATATAGAGGAggctatataaattaaatgccgtagaaacaacagctatcataattattattattaagagcccGATGGtgtgcgctacgctgcgctggaacccggcgctaaacgtcatgtctcccctaccctcccgatcccctacctaccctgcccccaacccggggcgggcaaacaggtttgcaggagggtggatgtgtcatgtctcccctaccctcccgatcccctacctacccgccctgacccggattttattattattattattattattattattattattattattattattattattattattattcatttggaaTGTGACTCAAACCACAGTTTCTCCTTGGCTGTCTGACTGTCTCTTCCTTTCATGCAAAGGTTGTCTACGTGGCCAGAGACCCCAGGGACGTGATCTGTTCGTATTACCACCACAACAGGATGTTCAGAGAAGGACAGTTCACTGGCTCTCTGGAGCAGTTTTGCGAAGCGTTCATGAACGATGACGGTGAGTGTGAGAAATCCTTGAGGCACACCATCAAGGGGGAAAATGTTTATGCACGTTGTTTTTGTCTGAGGCGGCGCCTGCTGCTGTTTTGGGGTTAAttcactttttatctttataatctttatttttaattttctgaaataagttgatttttgtatttcagtggaaCTTCATGTTcagtttctgtcttttttttaggtttaaaATCGATcagaaaacaagtataaaatgggccgaagtttcttcggcgcaatcgagttttctgtacagtgtataatgctgtatgaaactttcagccacggcccgtggaACTattagtcgcggcccatgaaacttccctgtggtggcctgtgttgttggtacctatagcgttgccagacgtacgattacggctaaccttaaccttaaataaaaactacttaaaaaccactgaagctagagggctgcaaattggtatgttgaccatccaccctacaatcatcaaacataccaaattgcagccctctagcctcagtagttttgattttatttaaagttaaagttagccataatcgtgcttctggcaacgctataggataggccaccacctgaccaAGGTTAAAgcttgatgggccgcggctcatacagcattataccgagaccaccgaaagatagatctattttcggtggccttgattatacgctgtagcggctgtacagaaaactcgattgtgccgaagaagcttcgggGCATATTTTACTTCTCTGTAGTAAACGCCGGTAGCCTTTCGAGAGAGCAAAGCACTGTGTCAGTACTCTGTCAATGAAACCATCCTCTTTTCTCAGCATATTTTACCGAAAAGTTgaaatttgttcattttcttcttttcgttgCATATGTAACTCCAGTGATCTACTCTCCTTATTGGCTGCACGTGAAGGAGGCATGGGAGAAGCGGGACCATCCCAACATGCACATCCTGCTCTATGAGAACATGAAGAAGGACATTGTGGGAGAGCTGAGGAAACTCGACCAATTTCTGGGAACGAATCTCACCAAGGAACAACTGGAAAATGTAAGGGGAAGAATAATGAGTTACCTTCAATAAGCAACGGGtcgtttcagtttttcttttgtttatcagcCCAGTTGCACTGACGTCAAGTTTATGACAACATCATTTTCAGAAATGCAGACGCAGTGTCGTTTTAGCCACAGAAGGGTTACAGATATCTGGCACAGAATTAGGCGTGTTTATGTCCAGACGCGATATATTCTTATCGTTTCCAAGTAACCCTTCCAAATTCTGAAAGGCAACAGATTACGAGCTCTAGAAACACTTAAAGTGATAAGGTACTGGGCTAGTGTAACTCTGTCTGGTGACTGGTTACAACACAGCCAAGCTTCTCTGACAGACAGACTTCCTTTCCAGGTGAAGAGGCACACGAGCTTTGGCGAGATGCAGAAGCGAGATAATCTGTTTGAACTCGAAGGTGAGGCGAAAGCGGCTCTCATCGACGAAGAAGTGACAAAGAAACATGGCGGCTTCTTCAGGCAGGGTCAGTAAACTAAACTCTCTTCAGTTTTGGCCTTTGCTGAAGTTTGCTGTATGAACCGAGGCGGTTGTGACGCACAACTGAATTCATCGCTTGGTTTCATTTTGATTTGTGTTGAGATAGTAAGGAAGAACTGAGAGTCAGGTTCGACATTCTGTGAAATCCATAAATCCAGACATTCTAAAAAATtcgactttttctttcttttgtgtgaTAAACTCGACAGGGAGGGACCTCTGTAGAATTTTATAGCTATTTACGTAAAATACATATTCCCAGAGTATTTGTAAGATAAAGTTGCCACTCGTCACTTTTTCGTTATGGGAGGGAACTGGTTTCAAAATTAAcaagacatttttaaaaaagaaggGTTATACATGATATCATTAACTTGGAATAAACAAAGaacctttaaaattttttggcAATTCTTACATGGCTCGCAACAAGGGCTTTGTTATGAAAAGTCAGTATAATACAGTTTGCAACATACTggactttaaagaaaaaactgttttgacAAATGATTGAATTTGACCTTTAAAGGCATAGATATGCTGGTCCTACAGTATAGTGGTtattagtgtcgtggcatgccactcagatgtcgcaggatCGCGTCTctcccagggtgatgaaaaatcactggctctgtatcatgatcagttactgctgcagtgttgggggggtctgctgcggtgggaggttgaaaccaacattctttggaagcttgaatttcaagtcagtggcccctttggtgtgcttattccatgtgaataggtctcatatacagaaataataataataataataataataataataataataataataataataataataataataataataataataataataatatcagtaatacttcatatacatatactgtacatacatcacTGATACCTGAGGCTTTAAAGATTAAAATCAATCAGTTGCCAGAACAATTTTGTCTTCAAAAACCAGACAGATTAATCGGCTTCTCTTCCACAGGCAAAACCGGTGACGGGAAGAAGCGATTCAGCCAAGAGATGTTGGAAAAGGTGGACGCGTGGACTCGGAAACACTTCGATTTCGGGCTGGATTACAACTGAAACAGTTGCTTCGCATTCTTTTATTTGTGAGGAATAAttatcaattacttttttttttttgtggtagagtgtcttgaagttttttttttttaggtttctcaGTTCATAACTGTGAGGATAACTTTGTCCAGTATCGGGGACGTTCTGTTATGATGATCACTCTAGAGactttcatttcttatataaatcttatatgaTTAATTGTTTGTGGCACGAGAATAAATATTTGTTCGCAAAAAGTTGCGAAGTGTTTAAGAACTCGGGTTGTGAGTCATAACTAGAGATGATAGCACCCTTGGAAAggtgattaaatgaaatattattctaGCATTCATATGACAAAACGCTGCATGTCAATTATTAATGCTTGTCAGTGAATTGAGatgcaaaataaagttttatcagCTATACTGATTTAGCATACACTCCTTCACCCTTCACTCAGTCTTCATTGTCACACCTTTCGTTATAAACAGCATAATTTTCATCATCGCACAAAAAATCAGTATTATTACTATGTAATTCCTGATTAGCATAAAAGAGCCTTTCATTAtcagttcattttatttctgtaccTTCGAGCTGGCTGCTGAAAAGTTTCAGGTGACAGAgtcaatactgccctaaaatggaagattgccGTATCTGTCAAATTTTCGAAACTgacatatgccacctattgggctcgtgaaacactaatacacaagtgactgcagtttcagaatgattcctcaatgctttccacgagtatttagggggtcccagttgcagtatctgcaaaatcagtagtaaggcaaggaaaaacggcaatatctaccatttttctcagttttgtatttttgcagatactgcagttttccattttaggacagagTAGGTCTTCTGTCAAGCATCGAAACTTATCAAGGATCAAACAAgcaatttatttactgatttatttttgatGTGTGACATGCTGATAAATCTAAACAAATTCTTGTCGAATGACGATTTCATGACCCAAATAAAGTAGGCCTACCCGTCCGGGGAAAAAGCGAACGTATGGTGGCAGTccgatcagtcaatcaatcttcaTGCGTTAAGATCTGACAGTAATTATCTTTAACAGTCACGgcaaagaatttattatttacacataaacattttttaaggAGAGTTCTCTGCAGAGGGATTCTAGGCGTGCGATGCCTACAGCCACTTGCTGTCTACGCTTTCAGGTGTGGGTGAGGTTACGGCAGGTTTCTCCTAtccatatgtataatattatttatggaagattatattttatttatatctctgcCTTCTGAGTTTAAGAATGCTTAATTTTATTAGTCACTTCATGCAGTACTTGTCTTTGCTGGGAGGAAGGTTGGGGAAATCAGGAAACTCAGAAATCATGGTAGAGATTCTAATTCTTGGCAATGGACGCATCAAGAAACTTCTCACAATTGAGTTTCCAAAACATTTCTGATTTTCATGAACCACAGGAAGGTTAATGGAGAAGGAGTCTTGTCAGTGAATTTACTGTAAAAAGTGCGCGCTACAGAGGAATACCATGTCCCCATTGCTGTTTGTACATCTTGTGTCTTTTAAAAGTGGGGAAGTGGTGGGAGATGGGAAAAAAAAGGTTGAGACTGGAGAAATGATGATAACTTGACCGACTTAGAGTTTGCAGACGATGCAGTTTTAACTAGCAAAATACCGCAAGACTCATAAAGCTTGCTTGGTAGAATGTCTCATATATCTAGAGCTGTGGGGCCTGAggcaaattcaagaaaaatagaagtaataaGGACAGAGTACGTATGAAATAATGATGGGATTACCATTCAGATATGAGTTGAAGTTCTGAATTGGCAGATAAAGAACGAGCTATTTGAGACTCGATGCGGGTATCAGAGGGTG
Above is a window of Macrobrachium rosenbergii isolate ZJJX-2024 chromosome 32, ASM4041242v1, whole genome shotgun sequence DNA encoding:
- the LOC136855696 gene encoding sulfotransferase 1C4-like, whose protein sequence is MSLASGHTYRRLEGEELEGATKFVRNKGYELIRLSPGDWLLPDRYTDFANKLYNFKVKPSDVYVITFMKVGTTWTQEIIWTMKYNPNLDHPDQGLPILERSPFIDADMLFPKEVSPEVAQASMGFLRGFFKHCPGCDPNDGANLQFGAAIPEPRVLKSHLPLSLMPPTMLEEAKVVYVARDPRDVICSYYHHNRMFREGQFTGSLEQFCEAFMNDDVIYSPYWLHVKEAWEKRDHPNMHILLYENMKKDIVGELRKLDQFLGTNLTKEQLENVKRHTSFGEMQKRDNLFELEGEAKAALIDEEVTKKHGGFFRQGKTGDGKKRFSQEMLEKVDAWTRKHFDFGLDYN